The Erigeron canadensis isolate Cc75 chromosome 4, C_canadensis_v1, whole genome shotgun sequence genome window below encodes:
- the LOC122597762 gene encoding mechanosensitive ion channel protein 10-like isoform X1, translating into MEKELDSNNEVIVEISGGTKEEEKSNSNDPNGKVEGVEKQESGSYSFKKYLQIDPPPPAPILPVVQLIPADQDSGLRSRKNVPGSSNTLDIPTTTSQKADEDINRRSLPQSPYPKSKSRLIEPAVPSNWKAGNDKVTSTTASPSEKPKTPKLTPPITPKTPLMASQGEEDDEDDDVYYTNVLQAKSQTRRSKKRKVLFCIEFSIFVCVAVVLVLSKTVNKLENSYIWSLELWKWCVLILVVFCGRLFSEWITDTTVFLIEKEFLFKKKVLYFVYSLQKSVRVFIWLGLILLTWGLLINRGVHRTRHTTKVLNKITRGIASTLVGAGAWVLKTLFVKILASSFHVKIFFDRIQENIFHQYVLQILSGPPQLMGDSESIPSSSRQLSFKSSKNEQNKEKVIDVQKLQKMKRGKVSAWTMRGLMKVIKRSGVSTLSEAIDESEDAADQVEQKNGSITCEREAQEAGYSIFRNVAKHKQKYIEEDDLLRFMNKDDVKKVLPLFEGAVESGKIKKKSFNNWVVNVYKERKFLALSLKDTKTAIEELNKLVSALTVFVLIIVWLLLMGIATTEVLVFISSQILLGVFMFGTSAKSAFEAIIFVFVMHPFDVGDRCVVDGVQVVVEEVNILTTVFLRYDNEKIFYPNSILATKAISNFNRSPEMSDSVEFDLDVSTSIDKILALKAKIKTYIESKPQLWGAKHSVRVREIENVNKMKMSLYVTHTINFQNHEEKSDRKSNLVLELKNIFEQLDLKYHLLPQEVLIRYVGSASPPATTSTRLL; encoded by the exons ATGGAAAAGGAATTGGATAGTAATAATGAAGTTATAGTAGAGATTTCCGGAGgtacaaaagaagaagaaaagtcAAATTCTAATGATCCAAATGGAAAGGTAGAGGGTGTTGAGAAACAAGAATCTGGGTCATATTCCTTTAAAAAGTATCTTCAAATAGACCCCCCTCCCCCTGCTCCTATACTACCAGTTGTTCAATTGATTCCTGCTGACCAAGATTCAGGCCTCAGATCAAGGAAAAACGTACCGGGTTCTTCTAATACTTTAGATATACCAACGACGACGTCACAGAAGGCGGATGAGGACATTAACAGAAGATCATTGCCACAGTCTCCATACCCCAAGTCAAAATCAAGACTCATTGAACCCGCAGTTCCTAGCAATTGGAAGGCGGGAAATGATAAAGTGACTAGTACAACTGCTTCTCCTTCTGAGAAGCCAAAAACTCCAAAACTCACCCCTCCAATAACGCCTAAGACGCCATTAATGGCGTCGCAaggagaagaagatgatgaagacgaTGATGTATATTATACAAACGTTCTTCAAGCTAAAAGTCAGACTCGAAGATCTAAGAAACGAAAGGTTCTGTTTTGTATTGAGTTTAGTATATTTGTTTGCGTAGCGGTGGTTTTAGTTCTAAGTAAAACTGTGAATAAGTTGGAAAATAGCTATATTTGGAGTTTAGAATTATGGAAATGGTGTGTTTTGATATTAGTGGTATTCTGTGGTCGTTTGTTCTCCGAGTGGATTACAGATACCACCGTCTTTTTGATAGAGAAGGAATTCTTGTTTAAAAAGAAAGTCTTGTATTTCGTTTACAGCCTACAAAAGAGTGTTCGGGTTTTTATCTGGTTGGGTTTAATTCTACTAACATGGGGACTCTTGATCAACCGTGGTGTCCATAGAACGAGACACACAaccaaagttttaaataaaatcacGAGAGGGATTGCGTCTACGCTTGTTGGTGCTGGTGCATGGGTACTAAAAACTCTGTTTGTAAAGATATTAGCGTCTTCGTTTCATGTTAAGATATTCTTTGACAGGATTCAAGAAAACATCTTTCATCAATATGTTCTTCAGATACTTTCTGGGCCGCCTCAACTGATGGGGGATTCTGAAAGCATACCTAGTAGTAGTAGACAGCTAAGTTTTAAAAGTTCAAAGAatgaacaaaacaaagaaaaggtTATAGATGTGCaaaagcttcaaaagatgaagCGTGGAAAGGTATCTGCGTGGACCATGAGGGGgttaatgaaagttataaaGAGATCGGGAGTTTCTACGCTATCAGAAGCCATTGATGAAAGCGAGGATGCTGCAGATCAGGTTGAACAAAAAAATGGATCAATCACGTGTGAGAGGGAAGCTCAAGAAGCTGGTTATTCTATATTTAGAAATGTAGCTAAGCACAAACAAAA GTACATCGAAGAGGATGATCTTTTACGGTTTATGAACAAAGATGATGTGAAAAAAGTGCTTCCATTGTTTGAAGGAGCTGTGGAATCTGGAAAGATTAAGAAGAAGTCCTTTAATAACTGGGTG GTGAATGTGTATAAAGAGCGAAAGTTTCTGGCACTTTCTCTAAAGGACACAAAAACAGCCATAGAGGAGCTAAACAAGCTTGTTTCTGCACTCACAGTATTTGTGCTCATAATCGTCTGGTTACTTCTCATGGGGATTGCTACAACCGAAGTGTTGGTATTCATCTCATCCCAGATTTTACTTGGGGTTTTCATGTTTGGGACCTCTGCTAAGTCAGCATTTGAAGCCATTATATTCGTGTTTGTGATGCATCCGTTTGACGTGGGTGATCGTTGTGTTGTTGACGGTGTTCAG GTCGTAGTAGAAGAAGTAAACATTTTGACAACCGTCTTTCTGAGATATGACAATGAGAAGATTTTCTACCCGAATTCAATCTTGGCTACAAAGGCAATCAGCAATTTCAACAGAAGCCCTGAAATGAGCGATTCTGTAGAGTTTGATTTGGATGTTTCTACTTCAATCGATAAAATCTTAGCTCTAAAAGCTAAGATAAAGAC GTACATAGAGAGTAAACCGCAATTATGGGGAGCAAAGCATAGTGTTAGGGTTAGGGAGATTGAAAACGTGAACAAGATGAAGATGAGCCTATATGTAACGCATACGATAAACTTTCAGAATCACGAAGAAAAAAGCGATAGAAAATCAAACCTGGTGCTGGAACTGAAGAATATATTTGAACAACTTGATTTAAAGTATCACCTTCTTCCTCAAGAGGTTTTGATCAGATACGTTGGCTCTGCCTCGCCACCAGCAACCACCTCCACGCGCTTGTTGTAA
- the LOC122597762 gene encoding mechanosensitive ion channel protein 10-like isoform X2, whose translation MEKELDSNNEVIVEISGGTKEEEKSNSNDPNGKVEGVEKQESGSYSFKKYLQIDPPPPAPILPVVQLIPADQDSGLRSRKNVPGSSNTLDIPTTTSQKADEDINRRSLPQSPYPKSKSRLIEPAVPSNWKAGNDKVTSTTASPSEKPKTPKLTPPITPKTPLMASQGEEDDEDDDVYYTNVLQAKSQTRRSKKRKVLFCIEFSIFVCVAVVLVLSKTVNKLENSYIWSLELWKWCVLILVVFCGRLFSEWITDTTVFLIEKEFLFKKKVLYFVYSLQKSVRVFIWLGLILLTWGLLINRGVHRTRHTTKVLNKITRGIASTLVGAGAWVLKTLFVKILASSFHVKIFFDRIQENIFHQYVLQILSGPPQLMGDSESIPSSSRQLSFKSSKNEQNKEKVIDVQKLQKMKRGKVSAWTMRGLMKVIKRSGVSTLSEAIDESEDAADQVEQKNGSITCEREAQEAGYSIFRNVAKHKQKYIEEDDLLRFMNKDDVKKVLPLFEGAVESGKIKKKSFNNWVVNVYKERKFLALSLKDTKTAIEELNKLVSALTVFVLIIVWLLLMGIATTEVLVFISSQILLGVFMFGTSAKSAFEAIIFVFVMHPFDVGDRCVVDGVQVVVEEVNILTTVFLRYDNEKIFYPNSILATKAISNFNRSPEMSDSVEFDLDVSTSIDKILALKAKIKTKQEMKVDVLGIDSEGRISDLTYQPQT comes from the exons ATGGAAAAGGAATTGGATAGTAATAATGAAGTTATAGTAGAGATTTCCGGAGgtacaaaagaagaagaaaagtcAAATTCTAATGATCCAAATGGAAAGGTAGAGGGTGTTGAGAAACAAGAATCTGGGTCATATTCCTTTAAAAAGTATCTTCAAATAGACCCCCCTCCCCCTGCTCCTATACTACCAGTTGTTCAATTGATTCCTGCTGACCAAGATTCAGGCCTCAGATCAAGGAAAAACGTACCGGGTTCTTCTAATACTTTAGATATACCAACGACGACGTCACAGAAGGCGGATGAGGACATTAACAGAAGATCATTGCCACAGTCTCCATACCCCAAGTCAAAATCAAGACTCATTGAACCCGCAGTTCCTAGCAATTGGAAGGCGGGAAATGATAAAGTGACTAGTACAACTGCTTCTCCTTCTGAGAAGCCAAAAACTCCAAAACTCACCCCTCCAATAACGCCTAAGACGCCATTAATGGCGTCGCAaggagaagaagatgatgaagacgaTGATGTATATTATACAAACGTTCTTCAAGCTAAAAGTCAGACTCGAAGATCTAAGAAACGAAAGGTTCTGTTTTGTATTGAGTTTAGTATATTTGTTTGCGTAGCGGTGGTTTTAGTTCTAAGTAAAACTGTGAATAAGTTGGAAAATAGCTATATTTGGAGTTTAGAATTATGGAAATGGTGTGTTTTGATATTAGTGGTATTCTGTGGTCGTTTGTTCTCCGAGTGGATTACAGATACCACCGTCTTTTTGATAGAGAAGGAATTCTTGTTTAAAAAGAAAGTCTTGTATTTCGTTTACAGCCTACAAAAGAGTGTTCGGGTTTTTATCTGGTTGGGTTTAATTCTACTAACATGGGGACTCTTGATCAACCGTGGTGTCCATAGAACGAGACACACAaccaaagttttaaataaaatcacGAGAGGGATTGCGTCTACGCTTGTTGGTGCTGGTGCATGGGTACTAAAAACTCTGTTTGTAAAGATATTAGCGTCTTCGTTTCATGTTAAGATATTCTTTGACAGGATTCAAGAAAACATCTTTCATCAATATGTTCTTCAGATACTTTCTGGGCCGCCTCAACTGATGGGGGATTCTGAAAGCATACCTAGTAGTAGTAGACAGCTAAGTTTTAAAAGTTCAAAGAatgaacaaaacaaagaaaaggtTATAGATGTGCaaaagcttcaaaagatgaagCGTGGAAAGGTATCTGCGTGGACCATGAGGGGgttaatgaaagttataaaGAGATCGGGAGTTTCTACGCTATCAGAAGCCATTGATGAAAGCGAGGATGCTGCAGATCAGGTTGAACAAAAAAATGGATCAATCACGTGTGAGAGGGAAGCTCAAGAAGCTGGTTATTCTATATTTAGAAATGTAGCTAAGCACAAACAAAA GTACATCGAAGAGGATGATCTTTTACGGTTTATGAACAAAGATGATGTGAAAAAAGTGCTTCCATTGTTTGAAGGAGCTGTGGAATCTGGAAAGATTAAGAAGAAGTCCTTTAATAACTGGGTG GTGAATGTGTATAAAGAGCGAAAGTTTCTGGCACTTTCTCTAAAGGACACAAAAACAGCCATAGAGGAGCTAAACAAGCTTGTTTCTGCACTCACAGTATTTGTGCTCATAATCGTCTGGTTACTTCTCATGGGGATTGCTACAACCGAAGTGTTGGTATTCATCTCATCCCAGATTTTACTTGGGGTTTTCATGTTTGGGACCTCTGCTAAGTCAGCATTTGAAGCCATTATATTCGTGTTTGTGATGCATCCGTTTGACGTGGGTGATCGTTGTGTTGTTGACGGTGTTCAG GTCGTAGTAGAAGAAGTAAACATTTTGACAACCGTCTTTCTGAGATATGACAATGAGAAGATTTTCTACCCGAATTCAATCTTGGCTACAAAGGCAATCAGCAATTTCAACAGAAGCCCTGAAATGAGCGATTCTGTAGAGTTTGATTTGGATGTTTCTACTTCAATCGATAAAATCTTAGCTCTAAAAGCTAAGATAAAGAC GAAACAAGAAATGAAGGTAGATGTTTTGGGGATTGACAGTGAGGGCAGGATTTCTGATCTAACTTATCAACCGCAGACCTAA
- the LOC122598014 gene encoding uncharacterized protein LOC122598014 → MEETTWEQRYNALTHILTHPTTTPSLHSQYFISNQIPCYLNWDYPPILCPKHNHFQWAICLFLKRVSNLGVIQQASWRSKCPYQLPPPLVLSKGVEEAKWDDEYKREYVKKRFRKKKLGNDINPWIPILLPNLILMSFLFWDPYKDQP, encoded by the coding sequence ATGGAAGAAACCACATGGGAACAAAGATACAATGCTCTAACTCACATCTTAACTCACCCTACAACCACACCATCTCTCCATTCtcaatattttatctcaaaccAAATCCCATGTTACCTTAATTGGGACTACCCACCAATCTTGTGTCCTAAACACAACCATTTCCAGTGGGCCATTTGTCTTTTCCTCAAAAGGGTATCTAACTTAGGTGTCATTCAACAAGCTTCTTGGAGATCAAAGTGCCCTTATCAACTTCCACCACCATTGGTGCTTTCTAAAGGTGTAGAAGAAGCTAAATGGGATGATGAATATAAGAGAGAATATGTGAAGAAAAGATTTAGAAAAAAGAAGTTGGGAAATGATATCAACCCTTGGATTCCAATCTTGTTGCCCAACCTTATCTTGATGTCTTTTTTGTTTTGGGATCCTTATAAAGATCAACCATGA